The following coding sequences lie in one Wolbachia endosymbiont strain TRS of Brugia malayi genomic window:
- a CDS encoding pyridoxal phosphate-dependent aminotransferase: MSDLAKRMLLIKPSPTIAVTDKANRLKDEGKKICILAAGEPDFDTPDHIKKVAIQAIDEGKTKYTAVDGTRELKEAIISKLKRDNNLEYALSQVCVGAGAKQVLFNLFMATVNPGDEAIIPAPYWVSYVDMVSLFGGLPVVIECGQGLKLTPELLKNKVTKKTKWLILNSPNNPAGVVYTYGELEGIAQVLLEYPHVNIITDDIYEHIIYDEKFFTIAQVEPKLYNRVFVVNGVSKAYAMTGWRIGYIAGRSDVVKAISTLQSQSTSNPNSIAQAAAVEALNGDHSFLKERMGIFKSRRDFVIEKLNSAPGLLASIPQGAFYLFVSCKDLLGKSTKSGKVINNDLDFAEYLLEDHLVAVIPGIAFGLKNFIRISYATSQEQLEIGCNSIIKACKMLS, encoded by the coding sequence ATGTCAGACCTTGCAAAAAGAATGCTCCTGATAAAGCCATCACCTACAATTGCTGTAACCGATAAGGCAAATAGGTTAAAAGATGAAGGAAAAAAAATCTGTATTTTAGCCGCGGGAGAACCAGATTTTGATACTCCTGACCACATAAAAAAAGTGGCCATTCAAGCGATAGATGAAGGTAAAACCAAGTATACTGCTGTGGATGGAACACGTGAACTTAAAGAGGCAATAATCAGCAAATTGAAAAGGGATAATAATCTTGAGTATGCACTTAGTCAGGTTTGTGTTGGTGCTGGTGCTAAACAGGTATTATTTAACTTGTTTATGGCAACAGTTAACCCTGGAGATGAAGCTATAATTCCTGCTCCTTATTGGGTCTCGTACGTTGATATGGTAAGCCTTTTTGGTGGCTTGCCAGTTGTGATAGAGTGTGGACAAGGCTTAAAACTGACACCGGAATTGTTGAAGAACAAGGTGACCAAAAAAACTAAGTGGTTGATTCTCAACTCACCAAATAATCCAGCAGGGGTTGTATATACGTACGGTGAGTTGGAAGGCATAGCACAAGTATTGCTTGAATATCCACATGTGAATATTATTACAGATGACATTTACGAACATATAATATATGACGAGAAGTTCTTCACCATAGCTCAGGTTGAACCGAAACTTTACAATAGGGTTTTTGTGGTCAATGGAGTGTCAAAGGCTTATGCGATGACAGGCTGGAGAATAGGTTACATTGCAGGTAGAAGTGATGTAGTGAAAGCTATTTCCACATTGCAGTCTCAGAGCACTTCTAACCCAAATTCGATAGCGCAAGCAGCAGCAGTTGAGGCATTGAATGGTGATCATAGCTTTTTGAAGGAAAGAATGGGAATCTTTAAAAGTCGTAGGGATTTTGTAATAGAGAAGCTAAATTCTGCTCCAGGGTTATTAGCATCCATTCCGCAAGGTGCGTTCTATTTGTTTGTCTCGTGTAAAGATTTGTTGGGCAAAAGCACAAAGAGCGGTAAAGTAATAAATAACGATCTTGATTTTGCTGAATACTTGCTGGAAGATCATCTGGTTGCTGTGATACCGGGAATTGCGTTTGGCCTGAAGAATTTTATTAGAATTTCTTATGCAACCTCTCAGGAACAACTGGAAATTGGGTGTAACAGCATTATTAAAGCGTGTAAAATGTTAAGTTAA
- a CDS encoding SMR family transporter, which produces MASLFEIVWTTALKYSSSSTRILPVIIILVCTPVSLY; this is translated from the coding sequence TTGGCTAGTCTATTTGAAATAGTATGGACTACAGCACTAAAATACAGCAGTAGTTCTACTCGCATTTTACCTGTAATAATAATTTTGGTTTGTACTCCTGTAAGTCTTTACTAG
- a CDS encoding MFS transporter yields the protein MLQRNFLIWLLASLFYAYQYILRVIPNIIAPELITKFNISIADIGQFGGLYYIGYTFAHIPVGFALDRFGPKFVLPICVVLTFVGTLPLIYFDEWYYLTFSRIIVGVGSSASAIGIFKIASTYFSQKKSAKMASLSIIVGLLGAIYGGLPLNFLFNKFGWDYVIYAFSTFGCLLALLLFFITPNNSTEKNVSGNVFQDLKTVLFNKHIILISFFSGLMVGPLEGFADGWAKAFLCEVYQMTGDLASLLSSLIFIGMGAGSFFLAYFLERHPNRHYEAIIACSLAMIASFLLLFAQAGGLYVVLPTLLIIGFASGYQVIAIYKAISYVDNSLVGLTTAVSNMIIMVFGYFFHTGIAKIVDLCWDRTVIQGNPVYGSELLIKAISIIPICLLLAVFWFVWLKKRS from the coding sequence ATGCTACAGAGAAATTTTTTAATATGGTTATTAGCATCGCTATTCTACGCATACCAGTATATATTACGCGTAATCCCAAACATAATCGCACCTGAATTAATAACAAAGTTTAACATAAGCATTGCGGATATTGGTCAATTTGGTGGGCTATACTATATAGGCTACACATTTGCTCACATACCTGTTGGTTTTGCCCTTGATAGGTTCGGACCAAAATTTGTTTTGCCTATATGTGTTGTTTTAACGTTTGTTGGAACATTACCGCTCATATACTTTGATGAGTGGTATTACTTAACATTTAGTAGAATAATTGTTGGAGTTGGATCATCTGCTTCAGCAATTGGAATCTTCAAAATTGCAAGCACATATTTTTCGCAGAAAAAATCGGCAAAAATGGCCAGTTTATCTATAATAGTAGGATTGCTGGGAGCTATTTATGGCGGACTACCCCTGAATTTTTTGTTCAATAAGTTTGGTTGGGATTATGTTATATACGCTTTCTCAACGTTTGGTTGTTTACTTGCTCTGCTTCTATTCTTCATAACACCAAACAATAGTACAGAGAAGAATGTAAGTGGCAATGTATTTCAAGATTTAAAAACTGTGCTTTTCAACAAGCATATCATTCTAATCAGCTTTTTTAGTGGCTTAATGGTTGGTCCTTTAGAGGGTTTTGCTGATGGTTGGGCAAAGGCATTCTTATGTGAAGTATATCAAATGACCGGAGATCTAGCGTCCTTGCTTTCTTCTCTCATATTTATAGGCATGGGAGCTGGGTCGTTCTTTTTAGCTTACTTCCTGGAGAGGCATCCAAATAGGCACTACGAAGCAATTATTGCATGTTCTCTTGCAATGATTGCTAGTTTTCTCTTGCTTTTTGCACAAGCTGGCGGTCTATATGTTGTACTGCCTACACTTCTTATTATCGGCTTTGCATCTGGATACCAAGTGATTGCCATTTATAAAGCAATAAGTTATGTGGACAATAGCTTGGTAGGCCTGACTACAGCTGTGTCAAACATGATAATTATGGTTTTTGGCTATTTTTTTCACACTGGAATCGCAAAAATAGTAGATTTATGTTGGGATAGAACGGTAATACAAGGAAATCCTGTATATGGTTCTGAGCTGCTGATAAAAGCAATATCAATTATTCCTATATGTCTACTTTTGGCTGTTTTTTGGTTCGTTTGGTTAAAGAAAAGGTCTTGA
- the glyA gene encoding serine hydroxymethyltransferase, with protein sequence MTNVSERIYDSKNSLKFLDDEIYQSIERELQRQRSQLQLIASENFASKAVMEAQGSFLTNKYAEGYIGKRYYCGCEYVDEVENLAIERLCKLFNVRFANVQPHSGSQANQAVFASLLTPGDTILGLSISCGGHLTHGAAPNLSGKWFKSIQYAIDRGTCLLDMDEVERLALEHKPKLIIAGASAYPRRMDFKRFREIADKVSAYLLADIAHYAGLIAAGEYPSPAKYAHIITSTTHKTLRGPRGGVVITNDEALHKKVQSAVFPGLQGGPLMHVIAAKAVAFKEALAPEFKAYIKRVVENAKVLAQALQKHGLSVITGGTDSHIVLVDLRPQKLTGKGAVDSLERAGITCNKNSVPFDMEKPTITSGLRFGTAAETTRGLKAENFKEIADLINEVIQGLINGNNSDVERIVKNKVKKICDDFPIY encoded by the coding sequence ATGACAAATGTTTCAGAGAGAATCTATGACTCTAAGAATAGTTTAAAGTTTCTTGATGACGAGATTTATCAATCTATAGAGAGAGAGTTGCAGCGTCAAAGATCGCAATTGCAACTGATTGCATCAGAGAATTTTGCAAGTAAAGCGGTAATGGAAGCACAAGGTTCTTTTCTGACTAATAAGTATGCAGAAGGTTATATAGGCAAAAGGTATTACTGTGGTTGTGAGTATGTGGATGAAGTTGAGAATTTGGCTATAGAAAGACTCTGTAAGCTGTTTAATGTTAGATTTGCAAATGTTCAACCTCACTCTGGCTCTCAAGCGAATCAAGCAGTATTTGCTTCACTACTCACTCCAGGAGATACAATACTTGGGTTATCAATAAGTTGTGGAGGACATTTAACTCATGGTGCGGCGCCGAACCTTTCTGGTAAGTGGTTTAAATCGATTCAATATGCAATTGACAGAGGTACCTGTCTGCTTGATATGGACGAAGTGGAAAGACTAGCACTCGAACATAAGCCAAAATTGATCATAGCTGGTGCTTCTGCTTACCCAAGAAGAATGGATTTCAAGCGCTTTCGCGAGATTGCAGATAAAGTTAGTGCATATTTACTTGCAGATATTGCTCACTATGCTGGACTTATTGCAGCGGGTGAGTATCCGTCCCCTGCTAAATATGCGCATATTATAACTTCCACGACTCACAAAACTCTGCGTGGTCCTCGCGGTGGAGTGGTAATAACAAATGATGAAGCACTACATAAAAAAGTTCAATCTGCAGTTTTCCCAGGGTTACAAGGTGGGCCGCTTATGCATGTGATAGCTGCAAAAGCTGTTGCATTTAAAGAGGCATTGGCGCCAGAGTTTAAAGCCTATATCAAAAGAGTTGTGGAGAATGCGAAAGTGCTAGCTCAAGCGTTGCAAAAGCATGGGCTGAGCGTTATAACCGGTGGCACTGACTCCCATATAGTGCTAGTTGACTTAAGACCGCAAAAATTGACTGGAAAAGGCGCTGTGGATAGCCTTGAAAGGGCTGGTATTACCTGCAATAAAAACTCTGTACCATTTGACATGGAAAAACCGACTATTACTTCAGGACTACGTTTTGGCACTGCTGCTGAGACAACACGTGGACTTAAGGCAGAGAACTTTAAAGAAATAGCTGACCTAATAAATGAAGTGATTCAAGGATTAATTAACGGAAACAACTCAGATGTTGAGAGAATAGTGAAAAATAAAGTTAAAAAGATTTGTGATGATTTTCCTATTTATTAG
- a CDS encoding excinuclease ABC subunit C — protein sequence MSNLVKQVWEHKNKVTPSFTLKHNVQKLVYFEEFQDVKLSLIEKNY from the coding sequence ATGTCAAATTTAGTTAAACAGGTTTGGGAACATAAGAACAAGGTCACTCCTAGCTTTACATTGAAACATAATGTGCAAAAGTTAGTTTACTTTGAGGAATTTCAAGACGTTAAATTGTCTTTAATAGAGAAAAACTACTAA
- the era gene encoding GTPase Era, producing the protein MKEQKCLFVTIAGLPNAGKSTLINSITGKKIAIVTPKVQTTRTQIRGIAIYNETQIIFTDSPGIFSAETKLEKALVKSAWSAIKGDDVILLLIDASSYLKNIERIKTIFTRLRHTKTKCIFVINKIDLVKKPELKMTYKHLDLLYKLKKIFTISALKSDGLSDLMDYLSEVAPVSPWFYGEDQVTDSSTSFLSAEITREKLFLNLREELPYSTAVITEQFEEKKDESLVIKQVIFVLKDSHKKIVLGKGGSNIKKIGIEARIELEKLFERKVHLFLFVKVRPWTDRPEEYIDDV; encoded by the coding sequence GTGAAAGAACAAAAATGCTTATTTGTCACCATAGCAGGTTTACCAAATGCAGGGAAGTCCACACTAATTAACAGCATCACTGGTAAGAAAATTGCAATCGTTACTCCCAAAGTGCAAACAACGAGAACGCAAATAAGGGGTATTGCAATATATAATGAGACACAAATTATCTTTACTGACTCTCCAGGGATATTTTCAGCGGAAACAAAACTTGAGAAAGCTCTGGTCAAATCTGCGTGGTCGGCAATCAAGGGCGATGACGTCATTTTGTTGCTTATTGATGCGAGCAGTTATTTAAAAAACATAGAAAGAATCAAAACCATATTCACACGGCTGCGGCACACGAAAACGAAGTGCATTTTTGTTATCAATAAAATTGATCTGGTAAAAAAACCTGAGCTAAAGATGACGTATAAACATCTGGATTTGCTTTATAAATTAAAAAAAATTTTTACAATATCAGCATTAAAGAGTGATGGACTTTCTGATCTGATGGATTACTTATCTGAAGTTGCACCGGTAAGTCCTTGGTTTTATGGAGAAGATCAGGTAACCGATTCCTCGACGAGTTTTTTGTCAGCGGAAATCACAAGGGAAAAATTGTTCTTGAATTTGCGTGAAGAATTGCCATATTCTACAGCTGTTATAACTGAACAATTTGAAGAGAAAAAAGATGAAAGTTTGGTCATAAAGCAGGTAATATTTGTGCTGAAAGATAGTCATAAAAAAATAGTGCTAGGGAAGGGTGGGAGTAATATTAAAAAAATTGGCATCGAAGCGCGCATTGAATTAGAAAAGTTATTTGAGCGTAAAGTTCATCTGTTTTTGTTTGTGAAAGTGCGACCTTGGACTGATCGCCCAGAGGAGTATATAGACGATGTTTAA
- a CDS encoding 3'-5' exonuclease, giving the protein MFNSLLVFDIETIPDVNSCRNLLNISDDSSLKEKRNALTKYHLEITNGQNPFLRQPFHQVIVISFLLCSVTYQSNYEVFTLQEIRSEGTLDSSEKELVKGFFNCVSEKKPRLISFNGRTFDIPVLKYRAMVHDVQAEYFHKAGDKWNSYNQRYSSNWHCDLLESLSDFGAFARVKMNEVCAVFNLPGKIGVDGSQVVDLYDSGRIQEIRDYCETDVVNTYLIYLRFMHHQGRITTRSYNKNIEELLLECEKKAHLRKFKEEWEITCGGRFCVEFK; this is encoded by the coding sequence ATGTTTAATTCTTTGTTGGTATTTGATATTGAGACTATACCAGATGTAAACTCCTGCAGGAATTTGCTCAATATTAGTGATGATAGTAGCTTAAAAGAGAAGAGAAACGCATTAACAAAATATCATCTTGAAATAACAAACGGACAAAACCCTTTTCTGCGTCAGCCCTTCCACCAAGTTATAGTTATCAGTTTTTTACTTTGTAGTGTAACCTATCAAAGTAATTATGAGGTATTTACCCTTCAGGAAATTAGATCTGAAGGCACACTAGATTCCAGTGAAAAGGAACTGGTAAAAGGATTTTTTAACTGCGTATCGGAGAAAAAACCAAGGCTAATTTCTTTTAATGGACGCACTTTTGACATACCGGTGCTAAAATATCGTGCTATGGTCCATGACGTTCAAGCGGAATATTTTCATAAAGCTGGTGATAAGTGGAATAGCTACAATCAAAGATATAGTAGTAATTGGCATTGTGATTTGCTTGAATCTCTCTCTGATTTTGGAGCCTTTGCTAGAGTAAAAATGAATGAAGTTTGTGCAGTGTTTAATCTTCCTGGTAAAATTGGAGTTGACGGGTCACAAGTTGTAGATTTGTATGATAGTGGTAGAATACAGGAAATTCGAGATTATTGTGAAACAGACGTAGTTAACACTTATTTGATTTACTTGAGATTTATGCATCATCAAGGGAGAATCACTACTCGAAGCTACAACAAAAATATAGAAGAGCTGCTTTTGGAATGTGAAAAAAAAGCGCACCTAAGAAAGTTTAAAGAGGAGTGGGAAATAACTTGTGGTGGAAGGTTTTGTGTTGAGTTTAAATGA
- a CDS encoding WD0745 family porin produces MKKFTYTRTALASLLTLCSFSGFAADSFNEGMKGVKKQENIKSITTSEKMEVMKTSNKRLKEKMDRICNADPRKKAEELKKKEELKLAAEKKKEELAEKKRKETKLASEKKAKPLDAKNSNVESSKTRGTETQKARDVKKNFKKDVKIVGQNAEKKGEASPVILVGGVDVIDTNQGTSGLKITFGGVVDAQGYGKAGPSGEDYKHYNVMSGKSTGYYEDISDKVKGANPIFPSGIGNIGDYSEDIDMIADAILHLRAEDKNEDKGLLYGADVQFQVPVTEGKGASQGVRATRGRSAHVFLSSRYGDLKLGYQFGPEALMRLDATRIATIDGAADSDWFRKVNLEGSAASFPFYVTPRLYTESFSSESEKLSFRMAGKYHKNVMTTLPFRFAYYSPNYMGARFGVSYSPRYDSNLFVIKDGDNIKHVGPDYEHIVSAGASYEYDFSERKVKVKVAAVGEYGQAKEPDSTKYAYKEYVEYNDLMGVNLGISADCNINEDQGVKFAASFAYLGKSGQPKGIEKLVGNVYQKIDGKGVTDDDKRVKELEDQFKGDDKNTMYWTAGAGYQHENFYISLTYFGSKMSDGDKLHDVAFGIQYDLSPASSKGKFVPYASLHYFKTDEKQGGGYKITKKDSSGIAPSNQGVLFLTGMKFSF; encoded by the coding sequence ATGAAAAAATTTACTTACACTAGAACTGCTCTAGCTTCTTTATTAACTTTATGTTCTTTCAGCGGTTTTGCTGCTGACTCTTTTAATGAAGGTATGAAGGGAGTAAAAAAGCAAGAGAACATAAAGTCAATCACAACTTCTGAAAAAATGGAAGTTATGAAGACATCAAACAAAAGGCTAAAAGAGAAAATGGACAGGATATGTAATGCTGATCCAAGAAAAAAAGCTGAAGAGCTTAAGAAGAAAGAGGAGCTCAAGTTAGCAGCTGAGAAAAAGAAAGAGGAACTAGCTGAGAAGAAAAGAAAGGAGACGAAGCTAGCAAGTGAAAAGAAAGCGAAACCTTTAGATGCTAAGAACTCTAATGTAGAGAGTTCAAAGACTAGGGGTACAGAAACTCAGAAAGCTAGAGATGTAAAGAAGAATTTTAAGAAAGATGTAAAAATTGTTGGTCAAAATGCAGAAAAAAAAGGTGAAGCAAGCCCTGTTATCTTGGTCGGTGGCGTTGATGTTATTGACACTAACCAAGGAACAAGTGGTTTGAAAATAACTTTTGGTGGTGTTGTTGATGCTCAAGGTTATGGTAAAGCTGGACCAAGTGGTGAAGATTATAAACATTATAATGTTATGTCGGGCAAATCTACAGGTTACTATGAGGATATTTCGGACAAGGTAAAAGGAGCAAATCCAATATTTCCTAGCGGGATAGGAAATATTGGTGATTATAGCGAAGACATAGATATGATTGCAGATGCAATATTACATTTAAGAGCAGAAGATAAAAATGAAGATAAAGGTCTTCTTTATGGTGCTGATGTGCAATTCCAAGTTCCAGTGACAGAAGGCAAAGGGGCTTCACAGGGTGTTCGTGCTACAAGGGGTAGAAGTGCACATGTGTTTTTAAGTTCGAGATATGGTGACTTGAAACTTGGTTATCAGTTTGGTCCTGAGGCCCTGATGAGGCTTGATGCAACAAGGATTGCAACTATTGACGGAGCTGCAGATAGTGACTGGTTCAGAAAAGTGAACTTGGAAGGAAGTGCTGCAAGCTTTCCATTTTATGTAACACCACGTCTTTACACTGAAAGTTTCTCAAGCGAAAGTGAAAAACTTTCTTTCCGTATGGCAGGGAAATATCATAAAAACGTTATGACTACATTACCATTTAGATTTGCTTACTACTCACCAAATTATATGGGGGCAAGATTTGGTGTTAGCTACTCACCTCGCTATGACAGTAATTTGTTTGTTATAAAGGATGGTGATAACATAAAACATGTTGGTCCAGACTATGAGCACATAGTAAGTGCTGGTGCATCATATGAATATGACTTTAGCGAACGTAAGGTAAAAGTTAAAGTTGCTGCAGTTGGTGAATATGGTCAAGCAAAAGAACCAGACAGTACTAAGTATGCTTATAAGGAATATGTGGAGTATAATGATCTGATGGGTGTTAATTTAGGTATAAGTGCTGACTGTAATATTAATGAAGATCAAGGTGTAAAATTTGCTGCCTCCTTTGCATATTTGGGCAAATCTGGTCAACCAAAGGGTATTGAAAAATTGGTTGGTAATGTCTATCAAAAAATTGATGGTAAAGGTGTTACTGATGATGACAAGAGAGTGAAAGAACTCGAAGATCAATTTAAAGGAGATGATAAAAATACTATGTATTGGACTGCAGGAGCTGGTTATCAACATGAGAATTTCTACATAAGCTTGACATACTTTGGTAGTAAGATGAGTGATGGAGATAAGCTTCACGATGTTGCATTTGGTATTCAGTATGATCTCTCTCCTGCTTCCAGTAAGGGCAAGTTTGTTCCTTATGCATCTCTCCATTATTTTAAAACTGATGAGAAGCAAGGTGGTGGGTATAAGATTACAAAAAAAGATAGTTCAGGCATAGCACCTTCTAACCAAGGGGTTCTCTTCCTTACTGGTATGAAATTTTCTTTCTAA
- a CDS encoding baseplate hub protein, with the protein MQPTLKKHLAGGLLTIATCWKLTLVDGKVMRFTGYDEGLNISNILYKSSSGFTTSSIVLNSDLKTDNLGIKEC; encoded by the coding sequence ATGCAACCCACATTAAAAAAACATTTAGCTGGAGGGTTACTTACCATCGCTACATGCTGGAAATTGACGCTTGTTGATGGAAAAGTAATGAGGTTCACTGGTTATGATGAGGGTTTAAATATCAGTAATATACTCTATAAATCTTCAAGTGGATTCACAACCAGTAGTATAGTATTAAACAGCGACTTAAAGACTGATAACCTGGGAATAAAGGAATGTTAA
- a CDS encoding phage BR0599 family protein yields the protein MPTCKIFAGDKCSILTDCDKTFSTCKSRFNNAVSFSW from the coding sequence TTGCCTACATGCAAAATTTTTGCTGGTGATAAATGTTCGATACTTACAGATTGCGATAAAACATTTTCAACGTGCAAAAGCAGATTTAACAATGCTGTAAGTTTTTCGTGGTAA
- a CDS encoding MFS transporter, translating to MNNIQKAILSGIICNMIVWYELTLFGVLTHIISNVFFPSESDYLSTIKFLGSFAVGFGFRPLGAFIFGYIGDKYGRRKVLLTSVILVSISSTAIAVIPDFKEIGILSPILLLLCRIVQGTAAGGETSINSAFLIEHSSDKKDLGFLGSMKAFSGALGSITCFLMIAIVKKFTGENYEIWGWRLLFYFCSIMGVIGFLTRYIMEESLAYKTHDQNKSLSNSPFLELIRSYKKAFMIAIGLGIAQNAIVYSAIMFYNISVKELILSGIDIKNVVRITVEITFGTSAVLFAILSDKVGRKNVMVLILIALACAGLPAFSLLSYDNHYIVTLTFLLISIPIGASFGIYNSLVCELLPTKVRCTGFSLAHNISAGIFGGISPSICMWLIEKTETELAAGFYLTMCALISLIYVLQIKTEDKKVDW from the coding sequence ATGAATAATATTCAAAAAGCAATACTATCAGGTATAATCTGCAATATGATTGTATGGTATGAATTAACTCTATTTGGAGTCTTAACACACATAATAAGCAATGTTTTCTTTCCTTCGGAAAGTGATTATTTAAGCACAATCAAATTTCTTGGCAGTTTTGCAGTCGGGTTTGGATTTAGGCCACTCGGTGCATTTATTTTTGGCTACATCGGAGATAAGTACGGTAGAAGGAAAGTTTTGCTAACTTCTGTAATATTAGTTTCGATATCATCTACTGCAATTGCAGTCATACCAGATTTTAAAGAAATAGGAATACTCTCCCCTATATTGCTTTTGCTTTGCAGAATAGTACAAGGAACAGCAGCTGGTGGAGAAACAAGTATTAACTCAGCTTTTTTAATAGAACATTCAAGTGATAAAAAAGATCTAGGGTTTTTAGGTAGCATGAAAGCTTTCAGCGGCGCCCTTGGTTCCATTACATGCTTTTTAATGATAGCCATTGTTAAAAAATTTACAGGTGAAAATTATGAAATTTGGGGATGGAGGTTGCTTTTCTATTTCTGCTCTATTATGGGTGTAATAGGTTTTTTAACAAGATACATAATGGAAGAAAGCTTAGCGTACAAGACTCATGACCAAAATAAAAGCTTATCTAATTCTCCATTTTTGGAACTAATCAGGAGCTATAAAAAGGCATTTATGATAGCAATTGGGCTTGGTATCGCCCAAAATGCAATTGTCTACTCAGCAATCATGTTTTACAACATATCTGTAAAAGAGCTTATCCTTTCAGGCATTGATATTAAAAATGTAGTAAGGATTACAGTTGAAATTACATTTGGGACATCTGCAGTGCTGTTCGCAATATTATCTGATAAAGTCGGAAGAAAAAATGTGATGGTTCTTATATTAATAGCTTTAGCCTGCGCTGGGTTACCAGCGTTTTCGCTACTATCATATGACAATCACTATATTGTAACACTCACTTTTCTATTAATAAGCATACCGATAGGTGCATCTTTTGGAATATACAATTCTCTTGTTTGCGAGTTACTTCCAACGAAAGTTAGGTGTACGGGCTTTAGCCTAGCACATAATATATCTGCAGGAATTTTTGGCGGAATTTCTCCATCCATATGTATGTGGCTTATAGAAAAAACTGAAACAGAGCTTGCAGCAGGTTTTTACCTTACCATGTGTGCATTGATTAGCTTAATATATGTATTGCAAATTAAAACCGAAGATAAAAAAGTCGATTGGTGA